The following coding sequences are from one Musa acuminata AAA Group cultivar baxijiao chromosome BXJ1-6, Cavendish_Baxijiao_AAA, whole genome shotgun sequence window:
- the LOC135675441 gene encoding E3 ubiquitin-protein ligase SINA-like 10 encodes MEKYTRSKRGQATATKCSGSKLKVEHAPTAFSEAAGSQKSRNSNDTGVDTGSIALRVLECIVCFGPLLPPIYQCQNGHVACHPCYEKLRYICHTCKSLLSYTRNLALENVMESVMISCPHASFGCEETVAYIKQQEHAEKCTYAPSSCLFPDCNYAASFKELIIHATKKHHLPTLSFIDGSPFYEFLDFQSIFLIHHETNTCFLLRNSGEIASGRAFSVVSNRSCLRGTNWLYDLTLFDVLEFRLCDAPVEQLDNQSSPETILFVPQKYCTPLVDNLRICIRKIS; translated from the exons ATGGAGAAGTACACCAGGAGCAAGAGAGGGCAAGCTACTGCTACCAAGTGCTCGGGATCGAAATTGAAGGTAGAACATGCACCTACTGCTTTCTCTGAGGCAGCAGGGAGCCAGAAAAGCCGCAACAGCAACGACACGGGCGTCGACACCGGCAGCATTGCCCTCCGGGTTCTGGAATGCATAGTATGTTTCGGCCCGCTGTTGCCACCTATCTACCAG TGCCAAAATGGTCATGTTGCATGCCATCCATGCTACGAGAAGCTTCGTTATATATGCCACACCTGTAAATCTCTCCTGAGTTACACTCGAAATCTAGCTCTGGAGAACGTGATGGAATCCGTGATGATCTCTTGCCCTCATGCCTCGTTTGGTTGCGAAGAAACTGTTGCTTACATTAAGCAGCAGGAGCACGCGGAGAAGTGCACCTATGCTCCTTCCTCGTGCCTGTTTCCGGATTGTAACTATGCGGCTTCCTTTAAAGAACTGATCATCCACGCCACGAAAAAGCATCACCTCCCAACCCTTTCGTTCATCGACGGGAGCCCCTTCTATGAGTTCTTGGATTTCCAATCTATATTTCTTATTCATCATGAAACTAATACCTGCTTTCTCTTGCGTAATAGTGGTGAGATAGCTTCAGGGCGTGCTTTTTCAGTCGTATCCAATCGATCATGCTTGCGAGGGACAAATTGGCTGTATGATTTGACGTTGTTTGATGTACTGGAGTTTCGGCTATGCGATGCCCCTGTTGAACAATTGGACAACCAGTCCTCTCCTGAAACTATTCTCTTTGTACCTCAGAAATACTGTACTCCCCTTGTGGACAACTTGAGAATTTGCATTCGCAAAATCTCATAG
- the LOC135677687 gene encoding transcription repressor MYB4-like, translating into MRSPCCEKQGSNRRAWIKEEDKKVVDCIRVHGGASWRSVPRGAGPLRRGQSCRLRWSNCLHPDVGGGCFEEDEEDLIIKLHALLGNRWSLIAGRLPGRSDDEIKNYWNSHLRKKLRSMGVDPDNHRVTQNVLLRRSQSSHSATLSSTNDATNERVECCWRFNPATEGHRVCYADGRPEENCDGGLPDLNLDLTISLPSSLVEKRPGPEDSTDPARLENPTLLLFP; encoded by the exons ATGAGGAGTCCTTGTTGTGAGAAGCAAGGAAGCAACAGGAGAGCGTGGATAAAAGAAGAGGATAAGAAGGTCGTCGACTGCATCAGAGTGCATGGCGGAGCCAGTTGGAGATCAGTCCCCCGGGGTGCAG GACCTCTTCGACGCGGTCAGAGTTGCAGGCTACGTTGGAGCAATTGCCTCCATCCTGATGTGGGAGGAGGGTGCTTCGAGGAGGACGAAGAGGACCTCATCATCAAGCTCCACGCTTTACTCGGCAACCG GTGGTCGTTGATAGCCGGGAGACTGCCGGGACGATCCGACGACGAGATAAAAAACTACTGGAACTCTCATCTGAGGAAGAAGCTCAGAAGCATGGGTGTCGATCCGGACAACCACCGGGTGACCCAGAACGTGCTGCTCCGTCGATCCCAGAGCTCGCACAGTGCAACTCTATCGAGCACCAACGACGCCACCAATGAGCGGGTGGAGTGCTGCTGGCGCTTCAACCCCGCGACGGAGGGCCACCGGGTTTGCTACGCCGACGGACGTCCGGAGGAGAACTGCGACGGCGGGTTGCCCGATCTGAACCTTGACCTTACCATCTCCCTCCCATCTTCGCTTGTAGAGAAGAGACCAGGCCCGGAGGATTCGACCGACCCAGCACGTCTCGAGAACCCAACGCTCCTCCTCTTTCCATAA
- the LOC135676042 gene encoding tetraketide alpha-pyrone reductase 2-like isoform X2 has product MPEYCVTGGTGFIASHLIRELLSRGHTVRATVRDTEDVAKVGFLWSMGGAKERLKLVKADLLVDGSFDLAVDGVDGVFHTASPVFVPQDQNVQQALIDPAIQGTKNVLKSCSKASSVRRVVLTSSCSSIRYRYDVTLVSPLNESHWSDPEYCKRYNLWYAYAKTLAEKEAWRLAEHFGINLVVVNPSFVVGPLIAPRPTSTLLIILSILKGNISWYPNTTVGFVHVDDVIFSHILAMEDSRVSGRLICSGSVARWSEIVEMIRANNPSYPMPSKCNDQEGDSNPHSMDTTKIRELGLPCFKTLPQMFNDCIKSFREKGLL; this is encoded by the exons ATGCCGGAATACTGTGTGACCGGAGGAACAGGTTTCATTGCGTCCCACCTCATCAGAGAACTGCTAAGCAGAGGCCACACTGTCCGGGCAACGGTCAGAGATACAG AGGACGTGGCCAAGGTTGGGTTCCTGTGGAGCATGGGTGGAGCCAAGGAGCGGCTGAAGCTGGTGAAGGCAGACCTGCTGGTGGACGGAAGCTTCGACCTTGCCGTTGACGGCGTTGACGGTGTCTTCCACACTGCATCACCTGTCTTTGTTCCGCAAGACCAAAACGTCCAG CAAGCTCTGATAGATCCAGCCATACAAGGCACTAAGAATGTGCTCAAATCCTGCTCCAAAGCAAGCTCGGTGAGGCGTGTCGTCCTCACCTCTTCCTGCTCTTCCATCAGGTATCGATATGATGTCACTCTGGTTTCCCCACTCAACGAGTCACACTGGAGCGACCCCGAATACTGCAAAAGATACAAT CTGTGGTATGCATATGCGAAGACATTGGCTGAAAAGGAAGCATGGAGATTAGCAGAGCATTTTGGCATCAATCTAGTGGTAGTGAATCCATCTTTTGTCGTCGGACCATTAATTGCACCACGACCAACGAGCACCCTCCTCATCATACTCTCCATCTTGAAAG GAAATATTTCCTGGTACCCGAACACAACCGTGGGATTTGTTCACGTTGATGATGTAATCTTCAGCCACATTCTTGCCATGGAGGACAGCAGAGTCTCTGGAAGGCTCATTTGTTCCGGTAGTGTTGCCCGCTGGTCGGAGATCGTGGAGATGATTAGAGCAAACAACCCATCTTATCCGATGCCATCCAA GTGCAATGACCAGGAAGGTGACAGCAATCCACACAGCATGGACACTACCAAGATCAGGGAACTCGGGCTTCCATGTTTCAAAACTCTCCCACAGATGTTTAATGACTGCATCAAGAGCTTCCGAGAGAAGGGACTCCTGTGA
- the LOC135676042 gene encoding tetraketide alpha-pyrone reductase 2-like isoform X1, with protein MPEYCVTGGTGFIASHLIRELLSRGHTVRATVRDTEDVAKVGFLWSMGGAKERLKLVKADLLVDGSFDLAVDGVDGVFHTASPVFVPQDQNVQQALIDPAIQGTKNVLKSCSKASSVRRVVLTSSCSSIRYRYDVTLVSPLNESHWSDPEYCKRYNLWYAYAKTLAEKEAWRLAEHFGINLVVVNPSFVVGPLIAPRPTSTLLIILSILKGKYTYVPISCSESQTSRKHSSLALFKPDPLPKGNISWYPNTTVGFVHVDDVIFSHILAMEDSRVSGRLICSGSVARWSEIVEMIRANNPSYPMPSKCNDQEGDSNPHSMDTTKIRELGLPCFKTLPQMFNDCIKSFREKGLL; from the exons ATGCCGGAATACTGTGTGACCGGAGGAACAGGTTTCATTGCGTCCCACCTCATCAGAGAACTGCTAAGCAGAGGCCACACTGTCCGGGCAACGGTCAGAGATACAG AGGACGTGGCCAAGGTTGGGTTCCTGTGGAGCATGGGTGGAGCCAAGGAGCGGCTGAAGCTGGTGAAGGCAGACCTGCTGGTGGACGGAAGCTTCGACCTTGCCGTTGACGGCGTTGACGGTGTCTTCCACACTGCATCACCTGTCTTTGTTCCGCAAGACCAAAACGTCCAG CAAGCTCTGATAGATCCAGCCATACAAGGCACTAAGAATGTGCTCAAATCCTGCTCCAAAGCAAGCTCGGTGAGGCGTGTCGTCCTCACCTCTTCCTGCTCTTCCATCAGGTATCGATATGATGTCACTCTGGTTTCCCCACTCAACGAGTCACACTGGAGCGACCCCGAATACTGCAAAAGATACAAT CTGTGGTATGCATATGCGAAGACATTGGCTGAAAAGGAAGCATGGAGATTAGCAGAGCATTTTGGCATCAATCTAGTGGTAGTGAATCCATCTTTTGTCGTCGGACCATTAATTGCACCACGACCAACGAGCACCCTCCTCATCATACTCTCCATCTTGAAAGGTAAATACACCTATGTTCCAATTTCATGCTCTGAATCACAAACATCACGCAAACACTCAAGTCTTGCTCTGTTCAAACCTGACCCTCTTCCTAAAGGAAATATTTCCTGGTACCCGAACACAACCGTGGGATTTGTTCACGTTGATGATGTAATCTTCAGCCACATTCTTGCCATGGAGGACAGCAGAGTCTCTGGAAGGCTCATTTGTTCCGGTAGTGTTGCCCGCTGGTCGGAGATCGTGGAGATGATTAGAGCAAACAACCCATCTTATCCGATGCCATCCAA GTGCAATGACCAGGAAGGTGACAGCAATCCACACAGCATGGACACTACCAAGATCAGGGAACTCGGGCTTCCATGTTTCAAAACTCTCCCACAGATGTTTAATGACTGCATCAAGAGCTTCCGAGAGAAGGGACTCCTGTGA